The genomic DNA GCGATCTGGTGATCCCGGCGCAGATGGCCACCCCCGACGCGATCAACTTCATGGCCACCCACGGCCGCGGCCTCATCTGCCTGGCGCTGACCAGGGGCCGGGTCGAGGAACTGGGCCTGGACCTGATGAGCCGCAATAACGGCACCCGCCACGAAACCGCCTTCACCGTGTCGATCGAGGCGCGCGAGGGCGTCACCACCGGCATCAGCGCCGCCGACCGCGCCCGCACCATCTCCGTCGCGATCGACGGGTCGAAGGGCAAGGCCGATATCGTGACGCCGGGTCATGTCTTTCCGCTGGTGGCCAAGGATGGCGGCGTGCTGGTCCGCACCGGCCATACCGAAGCGGCGGTCGATGTCGCGCGGTTGGCCGGCCTCAACCCGTCGGGCGTGATCTGCGAAGTCATGAAGGATGACGGCACGATGGCGCGGCTCGACGACCTCATCCCCTTCGCCCAGAAGCACAAGATGAAGATCGGCACGATCCGCGACCTGATCGCCTATCGCCGCCGGCATGACCATATGGTCGAACGCCGCGCCGAAACCATATTCAACAGCAAGTGGGGCGGCGACTGGAAGGCGATCAGCTTCTACAACAAGGCGACCCAGACCGAACAACTGGTGTTGCAAAAGGGCCATGTCGCGCCCGACGAACCGACGCTGGTCCGTATGCACCAGCTTTCGCTGCTGGACGATGTCTATGGCGCCACCGGCCCGCGCGACGGCCTGCTCGCCAAGTCGATGGAAATCATCGCGGAGGCAGGCGCGGGCGTCGTCGTCGTCCTGACCGGCAACTCCCCCGGCGATTTCGTCAGCCGCATCCTGCGCCACCATGCCGGCCAGCCCAATGCGGGCATGGACGAACTGCGCGACTATGGCGTGGGCGCGCAGATATTGGCGGAACTGGGCGTGCATGACATGGTGCTGCTGACCAACAGCCATCACAGCCTGATCGCGCTTGACGGCTATGACCTGTCCGTGGTTGGGCAGCGTCCGATCGAGCTGTAAGGAACAACATCATGGCCAAATTCCTGATCGTCGAAGCCCGCTTCTACGACCATCTCAACGACCTGCTGATCGAAGGCGCGAAGGCCGCGCTGGACGATGCCGGCCACAAATATGAGGTGGTGACGGTGCCGGGCGCGCTCGAAATCCCCGGCGCGATCGCGCTGGCGGCGGAAAGCGGCCGCTATGACGGCTTCGTCGCGATCGGCGTGGTGATCCGCGGCGAAACCTATCATTTCGAAGTGGTGTCGAACGAAAGCGCGCGCGGCCTGATGGCGCTCAGCATGGACGCGATCGCCATCGGCAACGGCATCCTGACCGTCGAGAATGAGGAACAGGCGCTGGTCCGCGCCCGCCCAGACCAGAAGGACAAGGGCGGCGAAGCGGCCAAGGCAGCGATCGCCATGCTGGGCTTGCGCGAACGCTTCGGCGCCTGATCGCCACGCTGACTGACGCAGAAAGGGGGCGCCTCCTGCCGGAGACGCCCCCTTTTTTTAGCGAACAGCCATGAGGTTCGGACGGTTTACGCGGCCGCCTGTTCCTGCGCCAGCGTGGGATAGTCGATATAGCCTTCCGCGCCCTGGCTGTAGAAGGTCGCCATCGTCGCCGGATTGATCGGCGCCCCTTCGCGCAGCCGATCAACCAGATCGGGATTGGCCAGCAACGGCCGGCCAAAACTGATCGCGTCGGCCAAGCCACTGGCCAGATCCGCCTGCGCGCGCGGCCCGTCATAATCGCTGTTCAGCACCAGCGGCCCTTTGAAATGCTGGCGGATCAGCGGCGACTGGCGCGGCACGTCGCTCCGGCCGAAGGTGCCATCCGGCCCCGGCTCGCGCAGTTCGAGAAAAGCGATGCCAATGGCGTCGAGCGCGTCGGCCGCCGCCGCAAACAGGGTTGCCGGATCGCTGTCGTTCACGCCCTGGCTGTCGCCATTGGGGGACAGGCGCACCGATACGCGATCGGCGCCGATCGCATCCACCACCGCCTGTGTCACCTCCCGCAGCAGCCGCACGCGGTTTTCCACGCTGCCGCCATAGCTGTCGGTGCGGAAATTGCTGTTGTCGCGCAGGAACTGGTCGATCAGATAGCCGTTGGCGGCATGGATCTGCACCCCGTCGAACCCGGCCGCGATCGCATTATGGGCGGCGCGTACATAGGTGGCGATCAGGCCCGGAATCTCCTCGATCGCCAATGGCCGGGCAACTTCGAACGGCTGCTTGCCGTCATAGCTGTGCGCATGGCCAGCGGTCGCGGTGGCGCTGGACGATACCGGCTGTTCGCCGGTGACGCTGCTATGCACCTGCCGACCCATATGCCAGAGTTGGACGATGATGCGCCCGCCCGCGTCATGCACCGCCTGCGTCACAGGCTGCCAGGCCGCGACCTGTTCGTCGGACCAGATGCCCGGCGCATAGGGCCAGCCCAGCCCCTGCCGCGAAATGCCGGTTGCTTCGCTGATGATCAGGCCAGCCGAAGCGCGCTGGCGATAATAATCCGCCATGATCGGGGTCGGAACATGGTCGCGGGTGGCGCGGCCGCGGGTCAGCGGCGCCATCAACACCCGATTGGGGGCGCGAACCGCGCCAAGTTGCACAGGATCGAACAGGCTGGTCATGAAATTCTCCCTCATCATACAGTTTCGAATTGCAACGCAAAACCGCAGACCGCCAACTGGGAAGCCGCCGACACGACTTCAACCCCCTGCCCTGCAAATTCCGTCACCCCGCGCAGCGTATTTGGGAACGCTTGTGCGCCTGCCGTCACGGGCGTAGATCGGGTTCATGAGCGATATTCAGGATATGACCCTCGATGAAATCCGCGCACTGCTGGCGCCCGCGCTGGCGCGCCACGCCGCCTTTGATGGCTGGCGGCCGCAGGCGGTGGTGATGGCGGCACAGGAAAAGGGTGTGGACGCCGATATCGCGCAGCTCGCCTTTGCCGACGGTGCGGTCGCCATGATCGACGCCTGGTTCGCCAGCATCGACGCGGGCATGATCGCGGCGCTGCCGGCCGGAACGCTGGCGACGCTGTCGATCCGCAAGAAGATCATCGCGCTGGTCGAGGCGCGGCTGACCCTGCTCGCCCCCGACCGGGAAGCGCTGCGCCGGGCGCTGGCGATCATGGCGCTGCCGACCAACGCCGCGCGCGCCGGCAAACTCGCCTGGCGCGCGGCCGACGCCATGTGGCGCGCGGCCGGCGACACCGCCACCGACTTCGCCCATTATAGCAAACGCACGACGCTGACCGCCGTCTATGCCGCGACGTTGCTGGTCTTTCTGGATGACGAGAGCGACGATCATGCCGACAGCCGCGCCTTCCTCGCGCGCCGGATCGAAGGGGTGATGCGCTTCGAAAAGGCGAAGGCGCAGTTCAGGGGAATCAATGGCGGCGAACGGCTCAGCCTGTCGCGTTTCATCGGCCGGCTGCGCTATCCGGCGATATGATCTGCCGCGCGGCGCGGCGATTCGCTCTGGCCATTTGGTAAAGGTATTGATAGTCACTCGCAGAAACAGCCTGTGAGTCCTCCCCCCTTGCGCCTGACCGACCTGCCGTTGCGGCAACCCGCCTATGTCGATCTGATCGACTGGTCCGCTCTGACCCCGTCCGAAGGCCAGCGCCTGCGCGAATTCGGCCTGTGCGAAGGGGCGAGCGTCGAGGCGCTGCACCATGGCGGCTTTCTGGGCAAGGGGCCGATCGCCTGCAAGGTCGGCCGCATGACCATCGCCATGCGCCGTAGCCATGCCGCCGCCGTCACCGTGCGCACGGGACCGGAGACTTCCGGGCCGGAGGATGCGGCATGAGCGGCCTCCCCCTCATCGCCCTGGTCGGCAATCCCAATGCCGGCAAGAGCGCCCTGTTCAACGCGCTGACCGGCGCGCGGCAGAAGCTGGGCAATTATCCGGGCGTCACGGTGGAACGCAAGGCGGGGCGGCTGTCGCTGGCCGATGGCCGCCCGGTCGAGCTGGTCGACCTGCCCGGCACCTACAGCCTTGACCCCACCAGCCCCGACGAGCAGGTGACGCGCGACGTGGTGCTGGGCCGACAGGAGGGCGAAAAGCGGCCCGACGCGCTGGTCGTGGTGGTCGATGCGTCGAACCTGGACAATCATCTGCGCTTCGCCCTGGAACTGATCGCGCTGGGCCTGCCGACCGTGGTGGCGCTCAACATGGTCGACCTTGCCACCCGCGACGGGTTGGAACTGGACGCCAATGTGCTGGCGCGCGAACTGGGCGTGCCGGTGGTGTCGACCGTGGCGGTACGCAAGCGCGGCCTCGACCATCTGCGCCAGGAACTGGAAAGCCAGATGAACGGTGCCCCCGCACGCTACACTGGCGGCCCGGCCCGTGATTTCGACACGGTGCGCAGCGAAGCCCGGCGGATCGCCCGCGCGGCAATCGTGCGCGAAACGCCGTCGCGCCGCCTGACGGCGGCGGTGGACCGGGTGCTGCTGCACCCCGTCGCCGGCTTCCTGATCCTGCTGGCGCTGCTGTTCGTGATGTTCCAGGCGGTGTTTAGCTGGGCCAGCGCGCCCGCCGACATGCTGGAAGGATGGGTGACGGCGCTGGGCGAGGCGGTGACGAACACGCTGCCCCCCGGCATCGTCCATGATTTCCTGTTGCAGGGCGTGGTCGGCGGCGTGGGCGCGGTGATCGTATTCCTGCCGCAGATCCTGATCCTCTTCTTCTTCATCCTGATGCTGGAAGCGACCGGCTATATGGCGCGCGCCGCCTTCATCATGGATGCGCTGATGGCGCGGGTCGGCCTGTCGGGCCGGGCTTTCATCCCGCTTCTGTCCTCCTTCGCCTGCGCCGTTCCCGGCATCATGGCGACGCGCACCATTTCCGATCCGAAGGACCGCCTGACCACCATATTGATCGCGCCACTGATGACCTGTTCGGCGCGGCTGCCGGTCTATGGCCTGATCATTAGCGCCTTCATCCCGGCGCGTGACGTAGGGCCGGGGATCGGCCTGCAAGGGCTGGTGCTGTTCCTGCTCTATGTGTTCGGCATCGCCGGCGCGCTGATCGCCGCCTGGGCGCTGCGGCTGACCGTGACCAAGGGGCAGAGCAGCGGCTTCCTGATGGAAATGCCCAAATATCAATGGCCCCGGCCGCAGGATCTGCTGATCGGCCTGTGGCAGCGCGCCGTGATCTTCCTGAAGCGCGCGGGCACGATCATCCTGTTCACCAACATCGTCCTGTGGGTGCTGATGAGCTTCCCCAAGGCGCCCGACGGCGTGCGCCAGAGCGAATATTCGATCGCCGGGCGGATCGCCGGCGGCATCCATCTGCTGGTCGAGCCGATCGGTTTCAACCGCGACATCTCCCTCGCCCTGCTGCCGTCGATGGCGGCGCGCGAAGTCGCCGTCTCCGCCATCGCGACCGTCTATGCGATCGATGCCGAGGATGATGTGGAGGCGCTGGACAAGGGACTGGGCGAGCGGTTGCAAGGGCGCTGGAGCCTGGCGACGGCGCTCGCCTTCCTCGCCTGGTTCGTGTTCGCGCCGCAATGCATCTCCACCATCGCGGTGACGCGGCGGGAAACGGCAGGCTGGAAATGGACCGGCTTCATGATCTTCTATCTGTTCGCGCTGGCCTATGTCGCGGCCGGCCTCACTTACTGGGCGGCGGTCGCGCTGGGGCTGGGATAGGCTCTGGACCGCAGCGCCGTCGGCTCTATAACGGCCGCTTTGACGCTTTCGGAGGAATCATGGCAGGCTCGGTCAACAAGGTCATTCTGGTCGGCAATCTAGGCGCCGACCCGGAGGTCAAGAGCTTCCAAAATGGTGGAAAAGTGTGCAATCTGCGCATCGCCACGTCCGAAAGCTGGAAGGACCGCATGACCGGGGAGCGCAAGGAGCGCACCGAATGGCACAGCGTCGCCATTTTTTC from Sphingobium sp. CAP-1 includes the following:
- a CDS encoding FeoA family protein, which translates into the protein MRLTDLPLRQPAYVDLIDWSALTPSEGQRLREFGLCEGASVEALHHGGFLGKGPIACKVGRMTIAMRRSHAAAVTVRTGPETSGPEDAA
- a CDS encoding COQ9 family protein, whose protein sequence is MSDIQDMTLDEIRALLAPALARHAAFDGWRPQAVVMAAQEKGVDADIAQLAFADGAVAMIDAWFASIDAGMIAALPAGTLATLSIRKKIIALVEARLTLLAPDREALRRALAIMALPTNAARAGKLAWRAADAMWRAAGDTATDFAHYSKRTTLTAVYAATLLVFLDDESDDHADSRAFLARRIEGVMRFEKAKAQFRGINGGERLSLSRFIGRLRYPAI
- the ribH gene encoding 6,7-dimethyl-8-ribityllumazine synthase, translated to MAKFLIVEARFYDHLNDLLIEGAKAALDDAGHKYEVVTVPGALEIPGAIALAAESGRYDGFVAIGVVIRGETYHFEVVSNESARGLMALSMDAIAIGNGILTVENEEQALVRARPDQKDKGGEAAKAAIAMLGLRERFGA
- the feoB gene encoding ferrous iron transporter B produces the protein MSGLPLIALVGNPNAGKSALFNALTGARQKLGNYPGVTVERKAGRLSLADGRPVELVDLPGTYSLDPTSPDEQVTRDVVLGRQEGEKRPDALVVVVDASNLDNHLRFALELIALGLPTVVALNMVDLATRDGLELDANVLARELGVPVVSTVAVRKRGLDHLRQELESQMNGAPARYTGGPARDFDTVRSEARRIARAAIVRETPSRRLTAAVDRVLLHPVAGFLILLALLFVMFQAVFSWASAPADMLEGWVTALGEAVTNTLPPGIVHDFLLQGVVGGVGAVIVFLPQILILFFFILMLEATGYMARAAFIMDALMARVGLSGRAFIPLLSSFACAVPGIMATRTISDPKDRLTTILIAPLMTCSARLPVYGLIISAFIPARDVGPGIGLQGLVLFLLYVFGIAGALIAAWALRLTVTKGQSSGFLMEMPKYQWPRPQDLLIGLWQRAVIFLKRAGTIILFTNIVLWVLMSFPKAPDGVRQSEYSIAGRIAGGIHLLVEPIGFNRDISLALLPSMAAREVAVSAIATVYAIDAEDDVEALDKGLGERLQGRWSLATALAFLAWFVFAPQCISTIAVTRRETAGWKWTGFMIFYLFALAYVAAGLTYWAAVALGLG
- a CDS encoding alkene reductase, producing the protein MTSLFDPVQLGAVRAPNRVLMAPLTRGRATRDHVPTPIMADYYRQRASAGLIISEATGISRQGLGWPYAPGIWSDEQVAAWQPVTQAVHDAGGRIIVQLWHMGRQVHSSVTGEQPVSSSATATAGHAHSYDGKQPFEVARPLAIEEIPGLIATYVRAAHNAIAAGFDGVQIHAANGYLIDQFLRDNSNFRTDSYGGSVENRVRLLREVTQAVVDAIGADRVSVRLSPNGDSQGVNDSDPATLFAAAADALDAIGIAFLELREPGPDGTFGRSDVPRQSPLIRQHFKGPLVLNSDYDGPRAQADLASGLADAISFGRPLLANPDLVDRLREGAPINPATMATFYSQGAEGYIDYPTLAQEQAAA
- the ribB gene encoding 3,4-dihydroxy-2-butanone-4-phosphate synthase, whose product is MSSALLDTVRSLVTDGGMSRSGLARAAGLHANSLRKLGEADWNPTADTLGKLETYLLKREGGTALASPEEIINEARNGRMFILVDDEDRENEGDLVIPAQMATPDAINFMATHGRGLICLALTRGRVEELGLDLMSRNNGTRHETAFTVSIEAREGVTTGISAADRARTISVAIDGSKGKADIVTPGHVFPLVAKDGGVLVRTGHTEAAVDVARLAGLNPSGVICEVMKDDGTMARLDDLIPFAQKHKMKIGTIRDLIAYRRRHDHMVERRAETIFNSKWGGDWKAISFYNKATQTEQLVLQKGHVAPDEPTLVRMHQLSLLDDVYGATGPRDGLLAKSMEIIAEAGAGVVVVLTGNSPGDFVSRILRHHAGQPNAGMDELRDYGVGAQILAELGVHDMVLLTNSHHSLIALDGYDLSVVGQRPIEL